The Cannabis sativa cultivar Pink pepper isolate KNU-18-1 chromosome 8, ASM2916894v1, whole genome shotgun sequence genomic interval GGTCATGACttcaaatcccataacactctttttttaatttttttttatatatttttgagggccccaaaatttaatttgtcttgggcccatatattttcagggccggccctgatttTAGCCCCATGTGAAACAGGTAATCTTAGTCAATTCACATCACATATGCTGTAGATTAGTATAGCAAACGTCCAAGAACGATCGACAGTTTTTGGCCCACACTTTCTCAATTCACTAAATAAGTAAATTATCAATATATTACGTGCACATGAAACAGTGGTAAGTATAGGGCAGTCAAACTTACCTATGTtactctttcaaaaaaaaaaaaaaaaaacttacccAAGTGACCTTTTTGgatcttttttcttcttatttattAACCAAGATTCCCAATTAACCGGGTGAGATTTGAGAGATTGAGGCCGACACAAGCAAGTGTAATAAAATACAGccactttaaaaataataatattatatatactaataaataattaaaattaatcaatttaaaGAAAACAAAGAGCAAGTAACATAACCTACTTCCTTTGTCATTGAGGGACGAGCCTAACTActcattttttaaatatatagttTCTTTGCCAATTATATATGTCAAGTTTAAGgtgttcttttctttttttttcttttttcctttttttctttttgataagAAACAGGACCAAGTATTCTTTAtacaattataattatttgtggCAGTTGGATAGCTGGATTATTTTAGcttcttcttgttttttttttaaattatataataatactaaTTTCTATCATCATCGCCATCCTCATCCCCTGTCTTGCTTCTTACCTTGCAACACAAGTAGTACTGGACTGGAGAGTGatctttctatatatatacacatttccTTTCCCTATTCCAGAGATAAGCCCACAAGTTCAAGCTTTACATTTACAGTAACATTGTCTATTATCTCCATACTCTAAAAAAAGAGTAAATAGAGAGAAAATGAAAATGAGTGGGCTATACTGTTTTGTGTTCATCACTTTAGGCCTTACAGCTTTTGTACAACAAACTCAAGCTCAACTCCAAATGGGTTTTTATTCCAAAAGTTGCCCCCAAGCTGAGAAAATTGTTCAGGATTTTATAGACAAGAACATCCCTAAAGCTCCTGCTATGTCTTCATCCCTCATAAGAATGCAATTCCATGATTGTTTCGTCAGGGTTTGTCTCTTCATTATCTGAAACCAAAATTAAATCCTCAAAATTAAAGTGTGTActaacttcttcttcttctttttttggcTTAAAGGGGTGTGATGCTTCTGTTCTTCTGAACTCAACTTCCCCAAATTCAGGTGAAAAAGATGCCAACCCTAATCTAACACTCGGAGGTTTCCGCTTCATTGATAGCATAAAGAGCCTGCTAGAAGCAGCATGCCCTGGAGTAGTTTCTTGTGCTGATGTTATTGCTTTGGCTACAAGAGACGCCATTGTCAAAATAGTAAGAAACTCATCACTTTTTAAACCTAATTATCAAATCTAATTCCACCTGTTAAATTAATCATATATTCACCACTTTATAAATTTCTTATTGGCTTGGTCAGGGCGGTCCATCATGGAGTGTCCCAACAGGTAGAAGAGATGGGAGAATCTCAAACAGAACAGAGGCCAACAACATGATCCCAGCTCCCACTGCAAACTTTACCACTCTCCAGACACTTTTCTCCAACCAGGGTCTTGATCTTCAAGACTTGGTCTTGCTTTCTGGTAAAGCtaatcataataataacatttgAATTCAGTAAACCCCTTTAGAATATCATCAtcatattttcttcttcttcttcactaggTGCTCACACTATTGGAGTATCTCGCTGTTCTTCATTCTCGAGTAGACTCTACAATTTCAGTGGTAGGGGAGACCAAGACCCTGCTTTGGACAGTGAATATGCAGCAAATCTCAAGGCCAACAAGTGCAAAACTCAAAATGATAATACCACTTTGGTTGAGATG includes:
- the LOC115699619 gene encoding peroxidase 3, which produces MKMSGLYCFVFITLGLTAFVQQTQAQLQMGFYSKSCPQAEKIVQDFIDKNIPKAPAMSSSLIRMQFHDCFVRGCDASVLLNSTSPNSGEKDANPNLTLGGFRFIDSIKSLLEAACPGVVSCADVIALATRDAIVKIGGPSWSVPTGRRDGRISNRTEANNMIPAPTANFTTLQTLFSNQGLDLQDLVLLSGAHTIGVSRCSSFSSRLYNFSGRGDQDPALDSEYAANLKANKCKTQNDNTTLVEMDPGSRKTFDLSYYTLVLKRRGLFQSDSALTTNSFTKSYMQKLLQGSENFFSEFAKSMEKMGRINVKTGSDGEIRKNCAVVN